The following proteins are encoded in a genomic region of Corylus avellana chromosome ca4, CavTom2PMs-1.0:
- the LOC132178631 gene encoding purple acid phosphatase 23 isoform X1, which produces MKEDCKLWIPLTTFVFIITMVVTEKRIPTTLEGPFEPVTRRFDPSLRRGSDDLPMDDPRLKKNVTSNFPEQIALAVSSPTSMWVSWVTGDAQVGSNATELDPSSVASEVWYGKESGKYAKVAKGASTVYSQLYPFEGLLNYTSGIIHHVRLKGLKPKTKYYYKCGDSSIPAMSEEHVFETSPMPSPNSYPRRIAVIGDLGLTSNSTTTIDHLIQNDPSMILMVGDLSYANQYRTTGGKGAACFSCAFPDAPIRESYQPRWDGWGRYMETLTSRLPMMVIEGNHEIEPQVAGITFKSYLTRFAVPSAESGSKSNLYYSFDAGGVHFIMLGAYVDYNSTGAQFSWLKKDLLRVDRTVTPWLVAAWHPPWYNSYSSHYQEFECMRQEMESILYQYGVDIVFSGHVHAYERMNRVYNYTLDPCGPVYITVGDGGNIEKVDVDFADDPGKCPSAGDNTPEFGGLCHLNFSSGPAKGQFCWNKQPEWSAYRESSFGHGILEVVNSTYALWAWHRNQDIYKEESHGDQIYIVRQPELCSTVSKPSLLHSPPSLLPSLSLSAACCHHHSQLMFSFFSPVIGVLCLFVTFRQSLCPFLYILMGN; this is translated from the exons ATGAAGGAGGACTGCAAGTTATGGATTCCTCTGACCACCTTCGTGTTCATAATAACGATGGTGGTCACTGAAAAGCGCATACCCACCACTCTAGAAGGCCCATTTGAGCCTGTGACTCGTCGCTTCGATCCGTCTTTGCGTAGAGGCAGTGACGACTTGCCAATGGATGATCCCAGGCTCAAGAAAAACGTCACCTCAAACTTCCCAGAACAGATAGCTCTTGCCGTTTCTTCGCCAACTTCAATGTGGGTTTCTTGGGTTACTG GGGATGCTCAGGTTGGTTCGAATGCGACCGAGCTTGATCCTTCGTCGGTTGCGAGCGAGGTGTGGTATGGGAAAGAAAGTGGCAAGTATGCGAAAGTAGCGAAAGGGGCTTCCACTGTTTACAGTCAACTGTACCCGTTTGAAGGCCTCCTCAATTACACGTCTGGGATCATTCACCATGTGAGGCTTAAAG GTctcaaacctaaaacaaaatattattacaaGTGTGGGGATAGCTCTATTCCGGCTATGAGTGAAGAGCATGTCTTTGAAACTTCTCCAATGCCTAGCCCAAACAGTTATCCCCGTCGGATAGCAGTTATTGGAGATTTGGGACTCACGAGCAATTCTACCACAACCATTGATCATTTGATTCAAAATGATCCTTCAATGATTTTAATGGTTGGAGACCTGAGTTATGCCAATCAGTACCGTACAACTGGTGGAAAAGGAGCTGCATGCTTCTCATGTGCATTCCCTGATGCGCCTATCAGAGAAAGTTATCAACCTCGCTGGGATGGGTGGGGAAG GTACATGGAGACATTAACCTCAAGACTTCCTATGATGGTCATCGAAGGCAACCATGAGATTGAGCCTCAAGTTGCTGGGATCACGTTCAAATCTTATTTGACAAGATTTGCAGTTCCCTCAGCAGAAAGTGGCTCTAAGAGTAATTTATACTACTCGTTTGATGCTGGAGGAGTACATTTTATCATGTTGGGAGCATATGTTGACTATAACAGTACTG GTGCTCAATTTTCTTGGCTAAAGAAAGATCTTCTTAGAGTAGACCGCACTGTGACCCCTTGGCTCGTGGCAGCATGGCATCCACCTTGGTATAACAGCTATTCTTCACACTATCAGGAATTTGAATGCATGAGGCAGGAAATGGAATCAATTCTGTATCAATATGGTGTTGATATTGTTTTTTCTGGTCAT GTGCATGCCTATGAGCGCATGAACAGAGTATATAACTACACATTAGATCCATGTGGGCCTGTGTACATAACAGTTGGAGATGGTGGAAATATTGAGAAAGTTGATGTTGATTTCGCAGATGACCCTGGAAAGTGTCCTTCAGCTGGAGACAACACACCGGAATTTGGAGGGCTATgtcatttgaatttttcttctgGTCCTGCTAAAGGCCAGTTTTGTTGGAACAAACAACCAGAGTGGAGCGCATATAGAGAAAGCAGCTTTGGGCATGGAATACTAGAG GTTGTGAATTCTACATATGCGTTATGGGCTTGGCACAGGAATCAAGACATATATAAGGAGGAAAGTCATGGCGATCAAATATACATCGTGCGGCAGCCTGAATTGTGTTCTACAGTTTCAAAA CCCTCTCTTCTGCACTCTCCACCTTCCCTCCTTCCTTCTTTATCACTCTCTGCCGCATGTTGCCACCACCACTCTCAATtg ATGTTCTCTTTCTTCTCACCAGTCATAGGGGTTCTTTGTCTCTTTGTCACTTTCAGGCAATCTCTCTGTCCCTTTCTCTATAT cttAATGGGGAATTAG
- the LOC132178631 gene encoding purple acid phosphatase 23 isoform X2: MKEDCKLWIPLTTFVFIITMVVTEKRIPTTLEGPFEPVTRRFDPSLRRGSDDLPMDDPRLKKNVTSNFPEQIALAVSSPTSMWVSWVTGDAQVGSNATELDPSSVASEVWYGKESGKYAKVAKGASTVYSQLYPFEGLLNYTSGIIHHVRLKGLKPKTKYYYKCGDSSIPAMSEEHVFETSPMPSPNSYPRRIAVIGDLGLTSNSTTTIDHLIQNDPSMILMVGDLSYANQYRTTGGKGAACFSCAFPDAPIRESYQPRWDGWGRYMETLTSRLPMMVIEGNHEIEPQVAGITFKSYLTRFAVPSAESGSKSNLYYSFDAGGVHFIMLGAYVDYNSTGAQFSWLKKDLLRVDRTVTPWLVAAWHPPWYNSYSSHYQEFECMRQEMESILYQYGVDIVFSGHVHAYERMNRVYNYTLDPCGPVYITVGDGGNIEKVDVDFADDPGKCPSAGDNTPEFGGLCHLNFSSGPAKGQFCWNKQPEWSAYRESSFGHGILEVVNSTYALWAWHRNQDIYKEESHGDQIYIVRQPELCSTVSKPSLLHSPPSLLPSLSLSAACCHHHSQLMFSFFSPVIGVLCLFVTFRQSLCPFLS, translated from the exons ATGAAGGAGGACTGCAAGTTATGGATTCCTCTGACCACCTTCGTGTTCATAATAACGATGGTGGTCACTGAAAAGCGCATACCCACCACTCTAGAAGGCCCATTTGAGCCTGTGACTCGTCGCTTCGATCCGTCTTTGCGTAGAGGCAGTGACGACTTGCCAATGGATGATCCCAGGCTCAAGAAAAACGTCACCTCAAACTTCCCAGAACAGATAGCTCTTGCCGTTTCTTCGCCAACTTCAATGTGGGTTTCTTGGGTTACTG GGGATGCTCAGGTTGGTTCGAATGCGACCGAGCTTGATCCTTCGTCGGTTGCGAGCGAGGTGTGGTATGGGAAAGAAAGTGGCAAGTATGCGAAAGTAGCGAAAGGGGCTTCCACTGTTTACAGTCAACTGTACCCGTTTGAAGGCCTCCTCAATTACACGTCTGGGATCATTCACCATGTGAGGCTTAAAG GTctcaaacctaaaacaaaatattattacaaGTGTGGGGATAGCTCTATTCCGGCTATGAGTGAAGAGCATGTCTTTGAAACTTCTCCAATGCCTAGCCCAAACAGTTATCCCCGTCGGATAGCAGTTATTGGAGATTTGGGACTCACGAGCAATTCTACCACAACCATTGATCATTTGATTCAAAATGATCCTTCAATGATTTTAATGGTTGGAGACCTGAGTTATGCCAATCAGTACCGTACAACTGGTGGAAAAGGAGCTGCATGCTTCTCATGTGCATTCCCTGATGCGCCTATCAGAGAAAGTTATCAACCTCGCTGGGATGGGTGGGGAAG GTACATGGAGACATTAACCTCAAGACTTCCTATGATGGTCATCGAAGGCAACCATGAGATTGAGCCTCAAGTTGCTGGGATCACGTTCAAATCTTATTTGACAAGATTTGCAGTTCCCTCAGCAGAAAGTGGCTCTAAGAGTAATTTATACTACTCGTTTGATGCTGGAGGAGTACATTTTATCATGTTGGGAGCATATGTTGACTATAACAGTACTG GTGCTCAATTTTCTTGGCTAAAGAAAGATCTTCTTAGAGTAGACCGCACTGTGACCCCTTGGCTCGTGGCAGCATGGCATCCACCTTGGTATAACAGCTATTCTTCACACTATCAGGAATTTGAATGCATGAGGCAGGAAATGGAATCAATTCTGTATCAATATGGTGTTGATATTGTTTTTTCTGGTCAT GTGCATGCCTATGAGCGCATGAACAGAGTATATAACTACACATTAGATCCATGTGGGCCTGTGTACATAACAGTTGGAGATGGTGGAAATATTGAGAAAGTTGATGTTGATTTCGCAGATGACCCTGGAAAGTGTCCTTCAGCTGGAGACAACACACCGGAATTTGGAGGGCTATgtcatttgaatttttcttctgGTCCTGCTAAAGGCCAGTTTTGTTGGAACAAACAACCAGAGTGGAGCGCATATAGAGAAAGCAGCTTTGGGCATGGAATACTAGAG GTTGTGAATTCTACATATGCGTTATGGGCTTGGCACAGGAATCAAGACATATATAAGGAGGAAAGTCATGGCGATCAAATATACATCGTGCGGCAGCCTGAATTGTGTTCTACAGTTTCAAAA CCCTCTCTTCTGCACTCTCCACCTTCCCTCCTTCCTTCTTTATCACTCTCTGCCGCATGTTGCCACCACCACTCTCAATtg ATGTTCTCTTTCTTCTCACCAGTCATAGGGGTTCTTTGTCTCTTTGTCACTTTCAGGCAATCTCTCTGTCCCTTTCTCT cttAA
- the LOC132178631 gene encoding purple acid phosphatase 23 isoform X3 translates to MKEDCKLWIPLTTFVFIITMVVTEKRIPTTLEGPFEPVTRRFDPSLRRGSDDLPMDDPRLKKNVTSNFPEQIALAVSSPTSMWVSWVTGDAQVGSNATELDPSSVASEVWYGKESGKYAKVAKGASTVYSQLYPFEGLLNYTSGIIHHVRLKGLKPKTKYYYKCGDSSIPAMSEEHVFETSPMPSPNSYPRRIAVIGDLGLTSNSTTTIDHLIQNDPSMILMVGDLSYANQYRTTGGKGAACFSCAFPDAPIRESYQPRWDGWGRYMETLTSRLPMMVIEGNHEIEPQVAGITFKSYLTRFAVPSAESGSKSNLYYSFDAGGVHFIMLGAYVDYNSTGAQFSWLKKDLLRVDRTVTPWLVAAWHPPWYNSYSSHYQEFECMRQEMESILYQYGVDIVFSGHVHAYERMNRVYNYTLDPCGPVYITVGDGGNIEKVDVDFADDPGKCPSAGDNTPEFGGLCHLNFSSGPAKGQFCWNKQPEWSAYRESSFGHGILEVVNSTYALWAWHRNQDIYKEESHGDQIYIVRQPELCSTVSKPSLLHSPPSLLPSLSLSAACCHHHSQLMFSFFSPVIGVLCLFVTFSLMGN, encoded by the exons ATGAAGGAGGACTGCAAGTTATGGATTCCTCTGACCACCTTCGTGTTCATAATAACGATGGTGGTCACTGAAAAGCGCATACCCACCACTCTAGAAGGCCCATTTGAGCCTGTGACTCGTCGCTTCGATCCGTCTTTGCGTAGAGGCAGTGACGACTTGCCAATGGATGATCCCAGGCTCAAGAAAAACGTCACCTCAAACTTCCCAGAACAGATAGCTCTTGCCGTTTCTTCGCCAACTTCAATGTGGGTTTCTTGGGTTACTG GGGATGCTCAGGTTGGTTCGAATGCGACCGAGCTTGATCCTTCGTCGGTTGCGAGCGAGGTGTGGTATGGGAAAGAAAGTGGCAAGTATGCGAAAGTAGCGAAAGGGGCTTCCACTGTTTACAGTCAACTGTACCCGTTTGAAGGCCTCCTCAATTACACGTCTGGGATCATTCACCATGTGAGGCTTAAAG GTctcaaacctaaaacaaaatattattacaaGTGTGGGGATAGCTCTATTCCGGCTATGAGTGAAGAGCATGTCTTTGAAACTTCTCCAATGCCTAGCCCAAACAGTTATCCCCGTCGGATAGCAGTTATTGGAGATTTGGGACTCACGAGCAATTCTACCACAACCATTGATCATTTGATTCAAAATGATCCTTCAATGATTTTAATGGTTGGAGACCTGAGTTATGCCAATCAGTACCGTACAACTGGTGGAAAAGGAGCTGCATGCTTCTCATGTGCATTCCCTGATGCGCCTATCAGAGAAAGTTATCAACCTCGCTGGGATGGGTGGGGAAG GTACATGGAGACATTAACCTCAAGACTTCCTATGATGGTCATCGAAGGCAACCATGAGATTGAGCCTCAAGTTGCTGGGATCACGTTCAAATCTTATTTGACAAGATTTGCAGTTCCCTCAGCAGAAAGTGGCTCTAAGAGTAATTTATACTACTCGTTTGATGCTGGAGGAGTACATTTTATCATGTTGGGAGCATATGTTGACTATAACAGTACTG GTGCTCAATTTTCTTGGCTAAAGAAAGATCTTCTTAGAGTAGACCGCACTGTGACCCCTTGGCTCGTGGCAGCATGGCATCCACCTTGGTATAACAGCTATTCTTCACACTATCAGGAATTTGAATGCATGAGGCAGGAAATGGAATCAATTCTGTATCAATATGGTGTTGATATTGTTTTTTCTGGTCAT GTGCATGCCTATGAGCGCATGAACAGAGTATATAACTACACATTAGATCCATGTGGGCCTGTGTACATAACAGTTGGAGATGGTGGAAATATTGAGAAAGTTGATGTTGATTTCGCAGATGACCCTGGAAAGTGTCCTTCAGCTGGAGACAACACACCGGAATTTGGAGGGCTATgtcatttgaatttttcttctgGTCCTGCTAAAGGCCAGTTTTGTTGGAACAAACAACCAGAGTGGAGCGCATATAGAGAAAGCAGCTTTGGGCATGGAATACTAGAG GTTGTGAATTCTACATATGCGTTATGGGCTTGGCACAGGAATCAAGACATATATAAGGAGGAAAGTCATGGCGATCAAATATACATCGTGCGGCAGCCTGAATTGTGTTCTACAGTTTCAAAA CCCTCTCTTCTGCACTCTCCACCTTCCCTCCTTCCTTCTTTATCACTCTCTGCCGCATGTTGCCACCACCACTCTCAATtg ATGTTCTCTTTCTTCTCACCAGTCATAGGGGTTCTTTGTCTCTTTGTCACTTTCAG cttAATGGGGAATTAG